From Heliomicrobium gestii, one genomic window encodes:
- a CDS encoding ArsB/NhaD family transporter, producing the protein MPHEWQVTTAIVIFLLSYGLIISEKIHRMTVALLGAVIMLLLGILSQEEAVRSIDFNTLGLLIGMMIIVGILRRTGVFEYFAVKAAKAAKGSPVGILVLLSLVTAVASAFLDNVTTVLLIVPVTLSITDTLEVDPVPFLISEVMAANIGGTATLIGDPPNIMIGGAVGLSFNDFVVNLTPVIIPILAVNLFLITRIYRRELQSDDAGKARIMALDESEVIKDRALLRKAALVLGLTILGFILHGLLNLESATIALAGAAFLLLFTGEEPEDILLSVEWPTLFFFIGLFIIVGALEHVGVIRWVAEAGLRLTGGAVGPTTLLILWLSAIASAFVDNIPFVATMIPLIKAMGEMGGMDTTPLWWSLALGACLGGNGTIIGASANVIVAGMAEKNGIAISFIRFMKVAFPLMLVSIAMSHLYLWLRYLT; encoded by the coding sequence ATGCCTCATGAATGGCAGGTGACGACGGCCATTGTCATCTTTTTGCTTTCTTATGGCCTGATCATCTCCGAAAAAATCCACCGCATGACCGTAGCCCTGCTCGGCGCTGTTATCATGCTGCTGCTTGGCATCCTTTCTCAGGAAGAGGCTGTGCGATCAATCGATTTCAACACCTTGGGCCTGTTGATCGGCATGATGATCATCGTCGGCATCCTGCGGCGGACAGGGGTCTTCGAGTATTTTGCCGTCAAGGCGGCGAAGGCGGCCAAAGGCAGTCCTGTCGGCATCCTGGTCCTGCTGTCTCTTGTTACAGCCGTAGCCTCCGCCTTCCTGGACAATGTGACGACGGTGTTGTTGATCGTTCCGGTCACCCTGTCGATCACTGACACCCTTGAGGTGGACCCCGTTCCTTTTCTCATCTCCGAGGTTATGGCCGCGAATATCGGCGGGACAGCCACGCTGATCGGCGACCCGCCCAATATCATGATCGGCGGCGCTGTGGGGCTTAGCTTCAATGACTTTGTCGTCAATCTAACGCCCGTGATCATCCCCATTCTGGCGGTCAACCTTTTTCTCATTACGCGGATCTATCGCAGGGAACTGCAGTCAGATGACGCCGGCAAGGCCAGGATCATGGCCCTGGATGAATCGGAGGTGATCAAGGACCGGGCGTTGCTGCGCAAGGCGGCCCTGGTGCTCGGTCTGACGATCCTCGGCTTCATTCTGCACGGATTGCTCAACCTGGAATCGGCCACCATCGCCTTGGCCGGCGCCGCCTTTTTGCTGCTGTTTACCGGGGAAGAACCGGAGGACATCCTTCTGTCTGTCGAGTGGCCCACCCTCTTTTTCTTCATCGGATTGTTCATTATTGTCGGCGCCCTCGAACATGTGGGCGTCATTCGCTGGGTCGCTGAGGCGGGATTGCGGCTGACAGGCGGCGCCGTGGGACCGACGACCCTTTTGATTCTGTGGCTCTCCGCCATTGCCTCTGCCTTTGTCGACAACATTCCCTTTGTGGCCACCATGATCCCCTTGATCAAGGCGATGGGGGAGATGGGCGGCATGGATACGACGCCTCTCTGGTGGAGCCTGGCCCTTGGCGCCTGCTTGGGTGGCAACGGCACCATCATCGGCGCCTCCGCCAACGTCATCGTCGCCGGAATGGCCGAGAAAAACGGGATCGCCATCTCCTTTATCCGCTTTATGAAAGTGGCCTTTCCCCTGATGCTCGTCAGCATTGCCATGTCCCATCTTTATCTGTGGTTGCGCTATCTGACCTAA
- a CDS encoding sensor histidine kinase encodes MRITRSIAGKFWLTLAGFSLALLLVVAGLFSVFFADYYVRWETNELVTQTNLVATEEDPAAARRLAMAIAADSGALILVCNKEGKVTDVLSGYGGPPWLSLSSSESPPPQRLQGGPRFRWGARFWNNDDRDLCPPLDGSDATPSTSSDAGSGQGARTGALYPLLRQVELTTQDKERLQRGEIVIRQTFLDTSGIAAERTKDSAGGIATLSVAIPHRKEDKVDKVIFAFRALQPINDTIDNVRAWVFGAGALTLLLSTLVAYLISKKVAQPLTALHAVAEQMRRGEFNRLAPVAGDDEIGRLGETLNSLSSELSLSLRQLEARNDQLAQGMQSMRDLAANVSHDLRTPLFLIQGYAEALRDDMAKTPEDRRQMAEIILEETDRMQRLVQDMLQLAQLESGYFELKREPVTPETLLCRVARNLAGTAEEQQIRLTCPPYPSDRALPEIYADPDRLTQALINLVDNALRHTPAGGAVQLGLAAQAESVRFTVNDTGPGLAEADLGRVWERFYRGEKSRSRKTPGAGLGLAIVKAIVESHGGQVGVENREGGGASFFFTIPTAAASQ; translated from the coding sequence ATGAGAATCACCCGAAGCATCGCCGGCAAGTTTTGGCTCACCCTGGCCGGTTTTTCGCTGGCGCTGTTGCTGGTCGTGGCCGGGCTCTTCTCCGTTTTTTTCGCCGACTACTATGTCCGGTGGGAGACAAACGAACTGGTCACTCAGACCAATCTGGTGGCTACCGAAGAGGATCCGGCGGCAGCGAGACGCCTCGCCATGGCTATCGCCGCCGATTCGGGGGCTCTCATCCTTGTGTGCAATAAAGAAGGAAAGGTCACCGATGTGCTGAGTGGCTATGGCGGTCCCCCCTGGTTGTCCCTGTCGTCGTCCGAATCGCCTCCCCCTCAAAGGCTCCAAGGGGGACCTCGCTTTCGTTGGGGCGCTCGGTTTTGGAACAACGATGATAGGGATCTTTGTCCCCCCCTCGACGGATCCGACGCGACGCCTTCGACGAGCAGTGACGCCGGATCCGGTCAAGGCGCCCGAACAGGCGCCCTCTACCCTCTCCTGCGTCAAGTGGAACTGACGACACAGGATAAGGAACGGTTGCAGCGAGGCGAAATCGTCATCCGGCAGACCTTTCTCGACACCTCCGGCATCGCTGCGGAAAGGACGAAGGACAGCGCCGGCGGCATCGCTACCCTTTCCGTGGCCATTCCGCACCGGAAGGAAGACAAGGTGGACAAGGTCATCTTCGCCTTCCGGGCGCTGCAACCGATCAACGATACGATTGACAACGTCCGCGCCTGGGTCTTTGGCGCCGGCGCCTTGACCTTGCTGCTTTCGACACTGGTCGCCTATCTGATCTCCAAAAAAGTCGCCCAACCATTGACGGCGCTCCATGCGGTAGCGGAACAGATGCGCCGGGGCGAATTCAACCGCTTGGCGCCGGTGGCAGGCGACGACGAGATCGGCCGTCTGGGAGAGACGCTGAATTCTCTGTCCAGTGAACTCTCGCTCAGCCTGCGGCAGTTGGAAGCGAGAAACGATCAGTTGGCCCAAGGGATGCAGAGCATGCGCGACCTGGCGGCCAACGTCTCCCATGATCTGCGCACCCCCCTGTTTCTGATCCAGGGCTATGCAGAAGCGTTGCGGGACGACATGGCGAAAACGCCCGAGGATCGCCGCCAGATGGCCGAGATCATCCTGGAAGAAACGGATCGCATGCAGCGGCTCGTCCAGGACATGTTGCAGTTGGCCCAATTGGAATCGGGGTATTTTGAATTGAAGAGAGAACCGGTCACTCCTGAGACCCTGCTCTGCCGCGTGGCCCGCAACCTCGCTGGAACAGCGGAAGAGCAGCAAATCCGGCTGACTTGTCCCCCCTACCCAAGTGACCGGGCTCTGCCTGAGATTTATGCGGATCCCGACCGGTTGACTCAGGCGTTGATCAACCTCGTCGATAACGCCCTGCGCCATACGCCGGCCGGGGGAGCGGTGCAACTGGGACTGGCGGCGCAGGCCGAATCGGTCCGCTTTACCGTCAATGACACCGGTCCAGGACTGGCCGAAGCGGATCTGGGCCGAGTATGGGAACGCTTTTACCGGGGAGAGAAGTCAAGAAGCCGGAAAACACCGGGCGCCGGTCTCGGTCTGGCGATCGTCAAAGCAATCGTGGAAAGTCACGGCGGCCAGGTCGGCGTAGAAAATCGGGAGGGTGGCGGCGCCTCTTTTTTCTTTACGATCCCAACCGCCGCCGCTTCCCAATGA
- a CDS encoding response regulator transcription factor — protein sequence MPAEATILIVEDEEKIRRMLRLFLEQEAFDVLEAEEGLSALDILRQRMVDLVILDLMMPGLDGWTTCRKIREISELPILILTARGEEADRVLGFELGADDYVVKPFSPREIVLRVKALLRRRAPLATANSGMNQGEAFEKGLHFPELSLYPEGRKAVIQGETLSLSPLEYDLLLYLAQHAGRVMSRDLLLDRVWGYEYGGDSRTVDTHVRRLREKLSRLSPTAAGYVITVRGSGYKFEISP from the coding sequence ATGCCTGCAGAGGCAACGATTCTGATCGTTGAGGATGAAGAAAAGATTCGCCGCATGTTGCGCCTCTTCCTTGAACAAGAAGCCTTTGACGTGCTTGAAGCGGAAGAAGGGCTTTCGGCTTTGGACATTCTGCGGCAACGGATGGTCGATTTGGTCATCCTGGATCTGATGATGCCCGGTTTGGACGGATGGACCACCTGTCGCAAGATCCGAGAGATATCGGAATTACCCATCCTGATTCTGACCGCCCGGGGCGAGGAAGCCGACCGGGTTTTAGGTTTTGAGTTAGGCGCCGATGACTACGTTGTCAAGCCCTTCAGCCCCCGCGAGATCGTGCTGCGCGTAAAAGCTCTGCTGCGCCGCCGGGCGCCGCTCGCGACGGCGAATTCCGGGATGAACCAGGGAGAGGCCTTCGAAAAGGGACTTCATTTCCCTGAACTCAGCCTTTATCCCGAAGGGCGCAAAGCAGTCATCCAGGGAGAAACGCTCTCCCTGTCGCCGCTGGAGTATGACCTGTTGCTTTACCTCGCCCAGCACGCCGGCAGGGTCATGAGCCGCGATTTGCTCCTCGACCGGGTCTGGGGGTATGAATATGGCGGTGACAGTCGAACGGTAGACACCCATGTCCGCCGACTGCGGGAAAAACTGTCGCGCCTCTCCCCGACCGCTGCCGGCTACGTGATTACCGTTCGCGGCAGCGGCTATAAGTTTGAGATCAGCCCATGA
- a CDS encoding S1C family serine protease, translating into MRRRSLFSIVLSFLFAALLCASFPPGGPALTSAWAADSPYAGVFNWPVPRIAKAAGPAIVSISNMGETITERLVEQSAGSGVIIDAENGYIVTNNHVVEGAQALQVGLADGRVIKGRLVGRDVRSDLAVVKIDADNLTAVPMGDSDTLEVGELVVAIGNPLGKEFARTVTHGIVSALDRTLDADDIGLKVIQTDAAINPGNSGGGLFNARGELIGINSAKIALEGVEGMGFAIPVNVAKPIVQQLITQGYVARPWLGVEGVYISEAISAYYDLPQGFYIRKVSPNSPAAAAGLRRGDVIQSLDGNSFTGVSAFSNLIAAHGVGDTIQLNVSRQGESITVAVVLAQLPR; encoded by the coding sequence TTGAGAAGAAGAAGTCTATTCAGCATCGTTCTTTCTTTCCTCTTTGCAGCGCTCCTGTGCGCTTCTTTTCCGCCCGGTGGACCCGCTTTGACAAGCGCCTGGGCAGCCGATTCGCCCTATGCCGGTGTCTTTAACTGGCCGGTCCCCCGCATCGCCAAAGCGGCCGGCCCGGCCATCGTTTCCATCAGCAACATGGGCGAGACCATCACAGAAAGGCTGGTAGAGCAATCAGCAGGATCCGGTGTGATCATCGACGCAGAAAACGGCTATATTGTCACCAACAACCATGTCGTCGAAGGGGCACAGGCCCTTCAGGTGGGGTTGGCTGACGGGCGTGTCATCAAGGGACGCCTCGTCGGGCGAGACGTGCGTTCCGACCTGGCTGTCGTCAAAATCGACGCCGATAACCTAACCGCCGTGCCGATGGGTGATTCGGATACCTTAGAGGTTGGAGAACTGGTGGTGGCCATCGGCAATCCCCTCGGCAAAGAGTTTGCTCGGACCGTTACCCACGGGATCGTGAGCGCCCTCGATCGAACGCTAGACGCCGATGATATCGGCTTGAAGGTGATCCAGACGGACGCGGCCATCAACCCTGGCAACTCCGGCGGCGGCCTCTTCAATGCCCGAGGCGAATTGATCGGGATCAACAGCGCCAAAATCGCCTTGGAGGGTGTCGAAGGGATGGGCTTTGCCATCCCGGTGAACGTAGCGAAGCCAATCGTGCAGCAGTTGATCACTCAGGGATATGTGGCCCGTCCCTGGCTCGGCGTCGAGGGTGTCTATATCTCGGAAGCCATCTCCGCCTATTATGATTTGCCGCAGGGCTTCTACATCCGGAAAGTAAGCCCCAATAGTCCCGCTGCCGCCGCTGGCCTCCGGCGTGGCGATGTCATTCAGTCTCTCGACGGCAACAGTTTTACCGGCGTAAGCGCCTTTTCCAACCTGATCGCCGCTCATGGCGTCGGCGACACGATTCAACTGAATGTTTCCCGTCAAGGGGAATCGATCACCGTGGCGGTTGTTCTGGCTCAACTGCCCAGATAG
- a CDS encoding polyphosphate kinase 2 family protein, whose translation MRLAEVDLKARIPEREYEERLRKLQLDLLKYQFRMIEEKVPVLLVFEGWDAAGKGGVIRRITEQMDPRAYHVHPVGAPSPEEMRHHYLRRFWLRLPKAGEMGIFDRSWYGRVMVERVEKLCPKEAWKRAYTEINEFEKMLVSDGTLLIKFFLHISPEEQLRRFRDRETNPYKRWKITKEDWRNRDKWKEYEEAIHEMLEKTHTALAPWHLIAGEQKKWARIRTMEIILEHYKRVFHQGKECITTGCQASS comes from the coding sequence ATGCGCCTCGCCGAAGTTGATTTGAAAGCCCGCATCCCCGAGCGGGAGTATGAGGAACGGTTGCGCAAGCTGCAACTGGACCTCTTGAAGTACCAGTTTCGCATGATCGAGGAAAAAGTGCCCGTCCTCCTCGTCTTCGAGGGCTGGGACGCCGCCGGCAAGGGAGGCGTCATCCGCCGCATTACCGAACAGATGGATCCGCGAGCCTACCATGTCCACCCCGTTGGCGCTCCAAGCCCCGAGGAGATGCGCCATCACTACCTGCGCCGCTTCTGGCTCCGCCTGCCCAAAGCTGGCGAAATGGGAATTTTTGATCGCAGCTGGTATGGGCGGGTCATGGTCGAACGGGTGGAGAAACTCTGCCCGAAAGAGGCCTGGAAGCGCGCCTACACAGAGATCAACGAGTTTGAAAAGATGCTGGTCAGCGATGGGACGCTGCTGATCAAGTTTTTCCTGCACATATCGCCGGAGGAGCAACTACGCCGTTTTCGCGACCGCGAGACCAACCCCTACAAGCGCTGGAAGATCACCAAGGAGGACTGGCGCAACCGGGACAAGTGGAAGGAATATGAAGAAGCCATTCATGAGATGCTGGAAAAGACCCATACGGCGCTCGCGCCATGGCATCTGATCGCAGGGGAACAGAAGAAGTGGGCCCGCATCCGGACCATGGAGATTATCCTGGAACATTACAAGCGGGTCTTCCACCAGGGCAAGGAGTGTATCACGACAGGATGTCAAGCATCGTCATGA
- the rnhA gene encoding ribonuclease HI, with translation MSSIVMTQATRKEVTIYTDGACLGNPGPGGYGVVLMYGEHRRELSEGFRDTTNNRMEMLAAIKALEVLKEPCQVTLYSDSRYLVDAVTKNWARRWKANGWMRNKKDPALNVDLWERLLHLLERHQVEFRWVKGHAGNPENERCDKLATEAAARPDLPPDVRAR, from the coding sequence ATGTCAAGCATCGTCATGACACAAGCGACGAGAAAAGAAGTGACCATCTACACCGATGGCGCCTGCCTCGGCAACCCGGGACCGGGCGGGTACGGCGTCGTGCTGATGTACGGGGAGCATCGGCGAGAACTGTCTGAGGGGTTTCGCGACACCACCAACAACCGCATGGAAATGCTAGCGGCCATCAAAGCCTTGGAAGTCCTGAAAGAGCCCTGCCAGGTCACCCTGTACAGCGATTCGCGCTATCTCGTCGACGCCGTCACCAAGAACTGGGCCCGTCGCTGGAAGGCGAATGGCTGGATGCGCAACAAAAAGGATCCTGCCTTGAATGTTGATCTCTGGGAACGCCTGCTCCACCTTCTGGAGCGCCACCAGGTGGAGTTCCGCTGGGTAAAAGGCCATGCCGGAAACCCCGAGAACGAGCGCTGTGACAAGTTGGCGACAGAAGCGGCTGCTCGCCCCGACCTGCCCCCCGATGTGCGCGCCCGATAA